A genome region from Deinococcus sp. KNUC1210 includes the following:
- the minD gene encoding septum site-determining protein MinD: MNAKVIVVTSGKGGVGKTTTTANMGAALAKLGEKVVVIDVDVGLRNLDVVMGLESRVVFDLIDVLEGKCRLSQALIRDKRVENLYLLPASQTRDKDALSPEAFKASVRTLVEDEGFDRVLIDSPAGIESGFKTAAAPADGALVVVNPEVSSVRDADRIIGLLEAQGVREIRLVINRLRPKMVARGDMLSEGDILEILGVKPIGIVPEDEGILVSTNVGEPAVLGKTKAGAAFMDTARRLRGEDVPFPKLDEDTGFLAALRRLFGVG; encoded by the coding sequence ATGAATGCCAAGGTTATTGTCGTCACCAGCGGAAAAGGTGGCGTGGGGAAAACCACCACGACGGCCAATATGGGCGCGGCACTCGCCAAGCTCGGTGAAAAGGTCGTCGTGATCGATGTGGACGTGGGCCTACGAAATCTCGACGTGGTGATGGGGCTGGAAAGCCGCGTGGTCTTTGACCTGATCGACGTGCTGGAAGGGAAGTGCCGTCTGTCGCAGGCGCTGATCCGTGACAAGCGTGTCGAGAACCTGTACCTGCTGCCTGCCTCGCAGACCCGCGACAAGGACGCGCTCAGCCCGGAAGCGTTCAAGGCGTCGGTGCGGACGCTGGTCGAGGACGAGGGCTTCGACCGCGTGCTGATCGATTCCCCGGCGGGTATCGAGAGCGGCTTCAAGACCGCTGCCGCGCCCGCCGACGGTGCACTGGTGGTCGTCAATCCCGAGGTGTCGAGCGTGCGTGACGCCGACCGCATCATCGGACTGCTGGAAGCGCAGGGCGTGCGTGAGATCCGGCTGGTCATCAACCGGCTGCGCCCCAAGATGGTGGCACGTGGCGACATGCTCTCGGAAGGCGACATTCTGGAGATTCTGGGCGTCAAACCCATCGGAATCGTGCCGGAAGACGAGGGCATTCTGGTGAGCACCAACGTGGGCGAACCGGCGGTGCTGGGCAAGACCAAGGCGGGCGCGGCCTTTATGGATACGGCCCGGCGTCTGCGCGGCGAAGACGTTCCCTTTCCCAAGCTGGACGAGGACACGGGATTTCTGGCGGCCCTGCGGCGGCTGTTCGGGGTGGGCTGA
- a CDS encoding ABC transporter substrate-binding protein — protein sequence MSVLSAALLALPLIAAPYAAAQAVPNGYPADYAKTIDAAKKEGKLVIYSSTDQASATPLLDDFKKEYPFANVEYQDIGTSQLYSRFLAEAAAGSPSADLLWSSAMDLQVKLAADGYALTYASPESKNFAPENSYQNMAFGTTLEPAALIYNKRLVKAGDLPATHAAFAKLLSGGKLSGKLATWDPEKSGVGFTLMEYDNQSNKDFGAVSQGLGKAQAGLYSSTGAMLEKVVSGEALYGYNIIGSYALLRQQTVPDLGMKFWKDGTIAFQRVAFINKNAKAPNTAKLFLDYLLSRRGQLVMANKALIYSLRSDVAGKATRTTLTQQVGGAANLKIIAVDKRLLDNLVPATRNAFLDIWRKNVKGQ from the coding sequence ATGTCCGTTCTGTCTGCCGCGCTGCTTGCCCTCCCGCTGATCGCTGCGCCTTATGCAGCCGCCCAGGCGGTGCCCAACGGCTATCCTGCCGACTACGCCAAGACCATTGACGCCGCCAAGAAGGAAGGCAAGCTGGTCATCTACTCCAGCACCGACCAGGCCAGCGCGACGCCGCTGCTCGACGATTTCAAGAAGGAATATCCCTTCGCGAATGTCGAATACCAGGACATCGGCACCTCGCAGCTCTACAGCCGTTTTCTGGCCGAGGCCGCAGCCGGCAGCCCTAGTGCCGATCTGCTCTGGAGCAGCGCGATGGATCTGCAGGTGAAACTTGCCGCCGACGGCTACGCCCTGACCTATGCCTCGCCCGAGAGCAAGAACTTCGCTCCCGAGAACAGCTATCAGAACATGGCGTTCGGCACCACGCTCGAACCCGCCGCCCTGATCTACAACAAGCGGCTGGTGAAGGCAGGCGACCTGCCCGCGACCCACGCGGCCTTTGCCAAACTGCTCAGCGGCGGCAAACTGAGCGGCAAGCTGGCGACCTGGGACCCCGAGAAGTCGGGCGTGGGCTTTACGCTGATGGAATACGACAACCAGAGCAACAAGGATTTCGGAGCGGTGTCGCAGGGATTGGGCAAGGCGCAGGCGGGTCTCTACAGCAGCACCGGGGCCATGCTGGAAAAGGTGGTCAGCGGTGAGGCGCTGTACGGATACAACATCATCGGCAGCTACGCGCTGCTGCGTCAGCAGACGGTGCCCGATCTGGGCATGAAGTTCTGGAAAGACGGCACCATCGCTTTCCAGCGGGTCGCCTTCATCAACAAGAACGCCAAGGCCCCCAACACCGCCAAGCTGTTCCTCGACTACCTGCTGTCGCGCCGTGGTCAGCTCGTGATGGCGAACAAGGCGCTGATCTACTCGCTCCGCAGCGACGTGGCGGGCAAGGCGACCCGCACCACCCTGACGCAGCAGGTGGGCGGAGCGGCCAATCTCAAGATCATCGCGGTCGATAAGCGCCTGCTCGACAATCTGGTTCCGGCCACCCGAAACGCCTTCCTGGACATCTGGCGCAAGAACGTCAAGGGGCAGTAA
- a CDS encoding PLP-dependent aminotransferase family protein: protein MTASDAPASVHPSSLDRSAFDWDGAFSPQARRLGSSAIREILKITQRPEIISFAGGLPAPELFPIEAIREAANTVLTTYGAAALQYSTTEGHLPLREWLAARVGIGAANVQIMTGSQQSLDLLGKMLIGEGDVVLVEAPTYLGALQSFNPYGPRYVQMAADEEGIDLDALEEQLKTVKAKLLYAVPNFQNPTGRTLSLERRRRLVELTARHGIILIEDDPYGAIRFSGEPLPSLYELSLELCGGSEQSHVIYSGSFSKVLVPGLRDAWVQAALPMIRKLIQAKQGADLHTPTFNQMIISELVSEVMPAQIERVKAVYGERAQHMMARMDAQFPAGVQHTTPQGGMFLWVTLPEQIDTVPLLEQAVKRLVAFVPGAPFYALGGGHNTMRLSFSSATLDQIDTGIAALAQTIHEALD, encoded by the coding sequence ATGACTGCCTCCGACGCACCGGCTTCCGTTCATCCTTCCTCTCTCGACCGGTCTGCGTTCGACTGGGACGGCGCGTTTTCGCCTCAGGCACGCAGGCTCGGCAGCAGCGCCATCCGCGAGATTCTGAAGATCACGCAGCGCCCCGAGATCATCTCGTTTGCGGGCGGCCTGCCTGCACCGGAACTGTTTCCGATCGAGGCGATTCGGGAGGCGGCCAACACGGTGCTGACGACCTACGGGGCGGCGGCTCTTCAGTACAGCACCACCGAGGGGCACCTGCCGCTGCGCGAATGGCTGGCGGCGCGGGTAGGCATCGGCGCGGCCAACGTGCAGATCATGACCGGAAGTCAGCAGTCGCTCGATCTGCTGGGCAAGATGCTGATCGGGGAAGGTGACGTGGTGCTGGTCGAAGCGCCGACATATCTGGGCGCCCTTCAGTCGTTCAATCCGTATGGCCCCCGCTACGTGCAGATGGCCGCCGACGAGGAAGGTATCGATCTGGACGCGCTGGAAGAGCAGCTGAAGACCGTGAAGGCCAAGCTGCTGTACGCGGTGCCCAACTTCCAGAATCCGACCGGGCGCACGCTCAGTCTGGAGCGTCGGCGGCGGCTGGTCGAGCTGACCGCCCGGCACGGCATCATTCTGATCGAGGATGATCCCTACGGCGCGATTCGCTTCAGCGGTGAGCCGCTCCCGAGCCTGTACGAGCTGAGTCTGGAACTGTGCGGCGGCTCCGAGCAGAGCCACGTCATCTACAGCGGTTCCTTTTCCAAGGTGCTGGTGCCGGGTCTGCGCGACGCCTGGGTACAGGCCGCCCTGCCGATGATCCGCAAGCTGATTCAGGCCAAGCAGGGAGCCGACCTGCACACGCCGACCTTCAATCAGATGATCATCTCCGAACTCGTCTCGGAGGTGATGCCCGCGCAGATCGAGCGTGTCAAGGCGGTCTACGGAGAACGTGCCCAGCACATGATGGCCCGGATGGACGCCCAGTTCCCGGCGGGCGTGCAGCACACCACGCCGCAGGGGGGCATGTTCCTATGGGTCACGCTGCCCGAGCAGATCGACACCGTGCCGCTGCTGGAACAGGCGGTCAAGCGCCTCGTGGCCTTTGTGCCGGGTGCGCCGTTCTACGCTCTGGGCGGCGGGCACAACACCATGCGTCTCAGCTTTTCCTCGGCCACCCTCGACCAGATCGATACCGGCATCGCTGCTCTCGCGCAGACCATCCACGAGGCCCTCGACTGA
- a CDS encoding FtsW/RodA/SpoVE family cell cycle protein — protein MRFDLRLPVIVAALLVVGLMTVSTAALAPRVSPGIFQKQVLGLGLSLLPIAALWWAGRDRIYRAAPILYGLALLLQASTFVIGKDVNGQQNWLVLGPVQFQPLELLKLALILMLPLVMREGYRGLRSYAAPLAVFLPAFGLVVVQDFGGAMVLGVMFLAILLVFRMPLLHVLALLVVVGVAYPTVLFPHLKPYQQDRLTIFIDPYKDARGQGYQVIQSTIAIGSGGMMGKGYKKGTQSHNGFVPEAHTDFAFATWAEEQGLVGGVAVLLLYAGLIWGLAGMASGSPRLQDQLLFAGVLGQIGFQAIENIGAALSMLPLTGITLPLISYGLSSLVMTLTTLGLAYVVYRDRFDKMI, from the coding sequence GTGCGTTTCGATCTTCGTCTTCCCGTGATCGTGGCGGCGCTGCTGGTGGTCGGTCTGATGACCGTTTCCACCGCTGCGCTCGCTCCCCGTGTCAGCCCCGGCATCTTCCAGAAACAGGTGCTGGGGCTGGGGCTGTCTCTGCTGCCCATCGCGGCTCTGTGGTGGGCCGGGCGCGACCGGATCTACCGCGCCGCCCCGATTCTGTACGGTCTAGCGCTGCTGCTCCAGGCCAGCACCTTTGTCATCGGCAAGGACGTGAACGGCCAGCAGAACTGGCTGGTGCTGGGGCCGGTGCAGTTTCAGCCGCTCGAACTCCTGAAACTGGCGCTGATCCTGATGCTGCCGCTGGTGATGAGGGAAGGCTACCGGGGGCTGCGCTCGTATGCGGCTCCGCTGGCGGTCTTTCTGCCGGCCTTCGGGCTGGTGGTGGTGCAGGACTTCGGCGGGGCGATGGTGCTGGGCGTCATGTTCCTGGCGATTCTGCTGGTGTTCCGCATGCCGCTGCTGCATGTGCTGGCGCTGCTGGTGGTGGTGGGCGTGGCGTACCCGACCGTTCTCTTTCCACATCTCAAACCGTACCAGCAGGACCGCCTGACCATCTTTATCGACCCCTACAAAGATGCACGGGGGCAGGGCTATCAGGTCATTCAGAGCACCATCGCCATCGGATCGGGCGGCATGATGGGCAAGGGCTACAAGAAGGGTACGCAGTCGCACAACGGCTTCGTGCCGGAAGCGCACACCGATTTCGCCTTCGCCACCTGGGCCGAGGAACAGGGACTGGTGGGCGGCGTGGCGGTGCTGCTGCTGTACGCGGGCCTGATCTGGGGGCTGGCGGGCATGGCGTCGGGGTCGCCCAGACTCCAGGACCAACTGCTGTTCGCGGGTGTGCTGGGCCAGATCGGCTTTCAGGCCATCGAGAATATCGGCGCGGCCCTGAGCATGTTGCCGCTTACCGGCATCACGCTGCCGCTCATCAGCTACGGCCTGAGTTCGCTCGTGATGACCCTGACCACGCTCGGACTGGCGTATGTGGTCTACCGCGACCGCTTTGACAAGATGATTTGA
- a CDS encoding YidC/Oxa1 family membrane protein insertase gives MMKSLHPLLKPVLALLGLTALGTAGASVKPDWIETQNFNGKPATVYTSNLADVVFDNTGEIIGWYIKQNPGTRLIDDKSGTPDFSKLIGEKGAINMVRTEQKTNGVTTVQSGRALVVALPGNTAPKTAKPVQLVRDVAHNLMQATFSYSQGAATVTKTVVLHPRQFNMQIDLNVTGSTGYDIRFDGLGRNATPAVKAIAVGTATLQSVGTTSNIQYAALQDNPSQTAHALIVRPRAGTTLNAVTAGGAAASITLNVSSAAASSPVKLDVYGGKNELIHLYQEGYTALPGLFQPNIFGQISLYVVKFMMWLYSFLHNWGLVILVLTVALRIVIWPLMQAQGRTTAKMQMVQPLLKEAQTTYKDDPQKLQAETMRLYREHNVNPAGCLSMFIPFPILIALYSTIRNFEFDQGLGWLPDLSLPDPFYILAVLYVLANLLQLYVSTRKSPQMFKQQSFIYIIYLFFALTFPAGVTLYWIISTLIGAGQQYLINKQVERQMAGGLQRVEKVGGAAKVAAAGPQLSKTPQAGAQANKVLKTVKPATGNQKK, from the coding sequence ATGATGAAATCACTGCATCCCCTCCTCAAGCCCGTGCTGGCACTGCTGGGGCTGACTGCTCTGGGTACCGCCGGCGCGAGCGTCAAGCCCGACTGGATCGAAACCCAGAACTTTAACGGCAAGCCCGCTACCGTCTATACCAGCAACCTCGCTGACGTGGTGTTCGACAATACCGGCGAGATTATCGGCTGGTACATCAAACAGAACCCCGGCACACGGCTGATCGACGACAAGAGCGGCACGCCCGACTTCAGCAAGCTGATCGGGGAGAAGGGTGCCATCAACATGGTGCGCACCGAGCAGAAAACGAACGGCGTGACCACCGTGCAGTCGGGCCGTGCCCTGGTCGTGGCGCTGCCGGGTAACACCGCGCCCAAGACCGCCAAGCCGGTCCAGCTCGTGCGCGACGTGGCCCACAACCTGATGCAGGCCACCTTCAGCTACAGCCAGGGGGCTGCCACCGTCACCAAGACCGTGGTGCTGCACCCGCGCCAGTTCAATATGCAGATCGATCTGAATGTCACCGGGTCGACCGGCTACGACATCCGCTTCGATGGGCTGGGCCGCAATGCCACGCCTGCCGTCAAGGCGATTGCTGTCGGCACCGCCACCCTTCAGAGTGTCGGCACCACCTCCAACATCCAGTACGCCGCGCTTCAGGACAATCCCAGCCAGACGGCCCACGCGCTGATCGTGCGCCCACGTGCCGGAACGACGCTGAACGCGGTCACGGCGGGCGGCGCGGCAGCCAGCATCACGCTGAACGTCAGCAGTGCGGCGGCCAGCAGCCCGGTCAAGCTCGACGTGTACGGCGGCAAGAACGAGCTGATCCATCTGTATCAGGAGGGCTATACCGCACTGCCGGGCCTGTTCCAGCCGAACATCTTCGGACAGATCAGCCTGTACGTCGTCAAGTTCATGATGTGGCTCTACAGCTTCCTGCACAACTGGGGACTGGTGATCCTGGTGCTCACCGTCGCCCTGCGTATCGTGATCTGGCCGCTGATGCAGGCACAGGGCCGCACCACCGCCAAGATGCAGATGGTGCAGCCGCTGCTGAAGGAAGCCCAGACCACCTACAAGGACGATCCTCAGAAGCTCCAGGCCGAGACGATGCGCCTGTACCGTGAGCACAACGTCAATCCGGCGGGCTGCCTGAGCATGTTCATCCCGTTCCCGATTCTGATTGCGCTGTATTCCACCATCCGCAACTTCGAGTTCGATCAGGGTCTGGGCTGGCTGCCCGACCTGAGCCTGCCCGACCCGTTCTATATCCTGGCGGTGCTGTACGTGCTGGCGAACCTGCTTCAGCTCTACGTCTCGACCCGCAAGTCGCCGCAGATGTTCAAGCAGCAGTCGTTCATCTACATCATCTATCTGTTCTTCGCCCTGACCTTCCCGGCAGGCGTGACGCTGTACTGGATCATTTCGACGCTGATCGGCGCAGGTCAGCAGTACCTGATCAACAAGCAGGTCGAGCGCCAGATGGCCGGCGGTCTGCAACGTGTCGAAAAGGTCGGCGGCGCAGCGAAGGTGGCGGCGGCTGGCCCGCAGCTCAGCAAGACGCCCCAGGCGGGCGCTCAGGCCAACAAGGTGCTGAAGACCGTCAAGCCCGCGACCGGCAACCAGAAGAAGTAA
- a CDS encoding PolC-type DNA polymerase III — translation MPTAVDPTAEYVVFDLETTGLSHERDAIVEIGAMRVRGGQVVHSEVFQTLVHPQDAAGNSVSIPWYTQRVHGISDSMVRSAPRLDTVLPEFLEFVGDAAVVAHNISFDSGFMRAAARRHGLIWQPALELCTVQLSRRAFPNERGHKLDALAMRLGLEFEAGGRHRSLGDVRVTAEAFVQLVQRLELASSAAR, via the coding sequence GTGCCCACCGCTGTAGACCCCACCGCCGAATATGTCGTGTTCGATCTGGAAACCACCGGCCTCAGCCATGAGCGCGACGCCATCGTGGAAATAGGAGCGATGCGGGTACGCGGCGGTCAGGTGGTTCACAGCGAGGTGTTTCAGACGCTGGTACATCCACAGGACGCCGCTGGGAACAGTGTTTCAATTCCCTGGTACACCCAGCGCGTCCACGGCATCAGCGACAGCATGGTCCGCAGTGCGCCGCGCCTCGACACCGTATTGCCCGAGTTCCTGGAATTTGTCGGCGACGCGGCAGTGGTGGCGCACAATATCTCGTTCGACAGCGGATTCATGCGGGCGGCAGCCCGGCGGCACGGCCTGATCTGGCAGCCCGCCCTCGAACTGTGTACCGTTCAGCTGTCGCGCCGGGCCTTTCCGAACGAGCGCGGTCACAAGCTCGATGCCCTCGCCATGCGCCTGGGTCTGGAATTCGAGGCCGGGGGGCGTCACCGTAGCCTGGGAGACGTGCGCGTAACAGCCGAGGCGTTCGTGCAGCTCGTGCAGCGGCTGGAACTGGCGAGCAGCGCCGCGAGATAA
- a CDS encoding R3H domain-containing nucleic acid-binding protein, translating to MDNPKNLDDYLAGLGISEADESAPPAPPAPLSEATGTALHELPTALDARETLTEFLQGLLSRIDPELSLTVSATDNALEAEIQGERAAKMAGRDGRILGAIEVLAYAALSRQGYNDIRVRVDAGGFRRRYNENLSRMAERLAVQVAKTGESHEMQPMPPADRRVIHLALQEHALVQTESVGEGQNRRLIIRPRPHDSGPTDESRPSGSQDGS from the coding sequence ATGGACAATCCGAAGAATCTTGACGACTATCTCGCCGGTCTGGGTATCAGCGAGGCCGACGAGAGTGCGCCTCCTGCACCCCCGGCGCCGCTGAGCGAGGCGACCGGAACAGCGCTGCACGAACTTCCGACAGCGCTGGATGCGCGGGAGACGCTGACAGAGTTTCTTCAGGGCCTGCTGTCACGCATCGACCCGGAACTGAGCCTGACGGTGAGTGCCACCGACAATGCGCTGGAGGCCGAGATTCAGGGTGAGCGGGCCGCGAAGATGGCGGGGCGCGACGGGCGCATTCTGGGCGCGATCGAGGTGCTGGCGTATGCCGCGCTCAGTCGCCAGGGGTACAACGACATCCGGGTGCGGGTGGATGCCGGGGGCTTTCGGCGGCGCTACAACGAAAACCTCAGCCGGATGGCCGAACGGCTGGCCGTGCAGGTCGCCAAGACCGGCGAGTCTCACGAGATGCAGCCGATGCCGCCCGCAGATCGCCGGGTCATCCATCTGGCGCTTCAGGAACACGCGCTCGTGCAGACCGAATCGGTGGGCGAGGGGCAGAATCGCCGCCTGATCATCCGGCCCCGTCCGCATGACAGTGGCCCCACGGACGAAAGCAGACCGTCTGGCTCCCAGGACGGCTCCTGA
- the prmC gene encoding peptide chain release factor N(5)-glutamine methyltransferase, whose protein sequence is MSAAPESLPTLETLQRSLTRRLELAGITPAGQEVRALLMHVLKLDWSGLVLAGGRVLTLPELERVEALIARRLTREPLQHLIGAVEWGGLQLKVTPAALIPRPETETLLQLALEALSGRTAPAVLDVGTGSGALALGIKAARPAARVTATDLSAEALALARQNAETLHLEMTFQEADLLHGVPGTFDLIVSNPPYLPEADEDTAEPELRHDPRQALYSGPDGLTLARQLAQQASALLNPGAVLLLELDPRNVEQLAHELRLHGWQVRIHPDLTGRLRFLEASSTPQP, encoded by the coding sequence CTGAGCGCAGCGCCCGAGAGCCTGCCCACGCTCGAAACGCTTCAGCGCAGCCTGACCCGGCGGCTTGAACTCGCGGGAATCACTCCGGCGGGCCAGGAGGTCAGGGCGCTGCTGATGCATGTGCTGAAGCTCGACTGGAGCGGCCTGGTGCTGGCAGGCGGGCGTGTGCTGACCCTGCCAGAGTTGGAGCGCGTCGAGGCGCTCATCGCCCGCCGCCTCACACGCGAGCCGCTGCAACACCTGATCGGCGCGGTGGAATGGGGCGGACTTCAGCTGAAGGTGACGCCCGCTGCCCTGATTCCGCGCCCGGAAACCGAGACGCTGCTTCAGCTGGCGCTGGAAGCTCTGAGCGGGCGCACCGCCCCGGCAGTGCTGGACGTGGGGACGGGCAGCGGGGCACTGGCACTTGGGATCAAGGCGGCCCGGCCCGCTGCCCGCGTGACCGCCACCGACCTCAGTGCAGAGGCGCTGGCGCTGGCCCGCCAGAATGCAGAGACGCTGCACCTGGAGATGACGTTTCAGGAGGCCGATCTGCTGCATGGCGTGCCGGGCACCTTCGACCTGATCGTGTCCAACCCGCCGTATCTGCCCGAAGCCGACGAGGACACCGCCGAACCGGAGCTGCGCCACGATCCCCGGCAGGCGCTCTACAGCGGCCCTGACGGTCTGACGCTGGCACGACAGCTGGCACAGCAGGCGTCGGCGCTGCTGAACCCGGGCGCGGTGCTGCTGCTCGAACTCGACCCGCGCAACGTGGAGCAGCTGGCACACGAGCTGCGACTGCACGGCTGGCAGGTCCGAATTCACCCCGACCTGACCGGGCGGCTGCGCTTTCTGGAGGCGAGCAGCACTCCACAGCCCTGA
- a CDS encoding MraY family glycosyltransferase, protein MLDALSKLAQHVGISNLAGGGAVIVALIFLTALVFTWRFIPGIRDFAIRVGWADMPNERRLNKVPLPNAGGLAIFAGFVVSVVVAWALRPIVIQDVQIQMLAILLGATILVLTGFIDDQFNLSPLFRLCVQLLCAVLLVVNGLHIDFNAIPFLPNVAEKLNQPLGVAITIIWVVGLTNAMNLLDGVDGVVGGVSFVASTVLLVTAAQFPDRGAAVLLLAGLGGSALGYLRHNYNPSRIIMGDAGSYLFGYTLAAVSMLGTLKFSVGASLIVPLLVMALPILDTTQVVVGRLARGIRNPLGHPDKTHLHHRLLAATGQARRTSLIMWIVALVCGVVGMVVQGVPGSAILFTVVFIGLCLWFVAYRRVRAHDREAALQVADGEPEGNG, encoded by the coding sequence ATGCTCGACGCCCTTTCCAAGCTGGCCCAACACGTGGGTATCTCCAATCTGGCAGGTGGCGGCGCAGTGATCGTCGCCCTGATCTTTCTGACGGCCCTGGTCTTTACCTGGCGCTTCATTCCCGGCATCCGCGACTTCGCCATCCGGGTCGGCTGGGCCGACATGCCCAACGAGCGGCGACTGAACAAGGTGCCGCTGCCCAATGCGGGCGGCCTCGCCATCTTCGCGGGCTTCGTGGTGTCGGTGGTGGTGGCCTGGGCGCTGCGTCCCATCGTCATTCAGGACGTGCAGATTCAGATGCTCGCCATTCTGCTGGGCGCGACCATTCTGGTGCTGACGGGCTTTATCGACGATCAGTTCAATCTCTCGCCGCTGTTCCGGCTGTGCGTGCAGCTGCTGTGCGCGGTGCTGCTGGTGGTCAACGGGCTGCATATCGACTTCAACGCCATTCCGTTTCTGCCCAACGTGGCCGAGAAGCTCAATCAGCCGCTGGGCGTGGCGATCACGATCATCTGGGTGGTGGGCCTGACGAACGCCATGAACCTGCTCGACGGCGTGGACGGTGTGGTGGGCGGCGTCAGCTTCGTGGCAAGTACGGTGCTGCTGGTAACGGCGGCGCAGTTTCCCGACCGGGGCGCGGCGGTGCTGCTGCTGGCGGGGCTGGGCGGCAGCGCCCTGGGCTATCTGCGCCACAACTACAATCCCAGCCGCATCATCATGGGCGACGCCGGATCGTATCTGTTCGGCTACACACTGGCCGCCGTCTCGATGCTGGGCACCCTGAAGTTCAGCGTCGGGGCGAGTCTGATCGTGCCGCTGCTCGTCATGGCACTGCCGATTCTCGACACCACCCAGGTGGTCGTCGGGCGGCTGGCACGCGGGATCCGCAATCCGCTGGGCCACCCCGACAAGACCCACCTGCATCACCGTCTGCTCGCCGCCACCGGACAGGCCCGCCGCACCTCGCTGATCATGTGGATCGTGGCGCTGGTCTGCGGCGTGGTCGGCATGGTGGTGCAGGGCGTGCCCGGATCGGCCATTCTGTTCACCGTGGTCTTTATCGGCCTGTGCCTGTGGTTCGTGGCCTACCGCCGGGTACGCGCCCACGACCGCGAGGCCGCCCTGCAGGTGGCTGACGGCGAACCGGAAGGAAACGGCTGA
- the wecB gene encoding non-hydrolyzing UDP-N-acetylglucosamine 2-epimerase: MKRVKRIVLAFGTRPEATKMAPVYSALLAHGGLTPLILSTGQQREQLDSALAVFGLTPDRDMNVMTERQTLAGLTAKIVPQAGQTLREMEADMVLVHGDTSTSFCVALSAFYEGIPVGHVEAGLRSGSLSEPFPEEANRRLTAVLSTLDFAPTPLSKANILREGKADAGVIVTGQTAVDAVREVAGKVPLRASWQARLDAGQGLVTVTMHRRENLPMMSEMARALADVAQAHPELHFIYPVHLNPAVQEAVRPHLSGLPNFELTEPLDYAAMAPLMAASTLLATDSGGLQEEGAALGVPVAVLRNVTERPEGLEAGVLVLAGNEAGQLRRVLLDLLASPQRLKAMREARNPYGDGLAGTRIAQAIGWHFGLNERPLDWQP, encoded by the coding sequence ATGAAGCGCGTGAAACGTATCGTCCTCGCCTTCGGAACTCGCCCGGAAGCCACCAAGATGGCCCCGGTGTACTCGGCGCTGCTGGCGCACGGCGGCCTGACGCCGCTGATCCTCTCGACCGGGCAGCAGCGCGAACAGCTCGATTCGGCGCTCGCGGTGTTCGGTCTGACCCCGGACCGTGACATGAACGTGATGACCGAGCGGCAGACACTGGCGGGCCTGACGGCCAAGATCGTGCCGCAGGCAGGGCAGACACTGCGCGAGATGGAAGCCGATATGGTGCTGGTTCACGGCGATACCAGCACCAGTTTCTGCGTGGCGCTCTCGGCCTTTTACGAGGGCATTCCGGTGGGGCATGTCGAAGCGGGGCTGCGGAGCGGGTCGCTGTCGGAACCCTTTCCAGAGGAGGCCAACCGCCGCCTGACCGCCGTTCTCAGCACGCTCGATTTCGCGCCCACCCCGCTGAGCAAGGCCAATATTCTGCGCGAGGGCAAGGCAGATGCGGGCGTCATCGTGACCGGACAGACGGCTGTGGACGCGGTGCGCGAGGTGGCGGGAAAGGTGCCGCTGCGTGCGTCGTGGCAGGCGCGGCTGGATGCTGGGCAGGGACTGGTGACCGTCACGATGCACCGCCGCGAGAATCTGCCGATGATGTCCGAGATGGCGCGTGCCCTGGCTGACGTGGCACAGGCACATCCGGAACTGCACTTCATCTACCCGGTGCATCTGAACCCGGCGGTGCAGGAGGCGGTGCGCCCGCATCTGTCCGGCCTCCCTAACTTCGAACTAACCGAACCGCTCGATTATGCGGCGATGGCCCCGCTGATGGCGGCCTCGACGCTGCTCGCCACCGATTCGGGCGGACTTCAGGAAGAGGGCGCGGCGCTGGGCGTGCCGGTGGCGGTGCTGAGAAACGTGACCGAGCGCCCGGAAGGGCTGGAGGCGGGCGTGCTGGTGCTGGCGGGCAACGAGGCGGGGCAGCTGCGCCGCGTGCTGCTGGACCTGCTCGCCAGCCCTCAGCGTCTGAAGGCCATGAGAGAGGCCCGCAATCCCTACGGTGACGGTCTGGCCGGAACGCGCATCGCGCAGGCGATCGGCTGGCATTTCGGCCTGAACGAGCGCCCACTCGACTGGCAGCCCTGA
- the minE gene encoding cell division topological specificity factor MinE, with protein sequence MFSFLRGRRSKDELKNRLEMVIAYDRAQIPPGKVDALRKDLLEVVQRYFPTQGSNVEIEQRGDTVVLVANIPLGGREK encoded by the coding sequence ATGTTCAGTTTTCTGAGAGGTCGGCGCAGCAAGGATGAACTCAAGAATCGCCTGGAAATGGTGATCGCCTACGACCGCGCCCAGATTCCGCCGGGCAAGGTGGACGCCCTGCGGAAAGACCTGCTGGAAGTGGTGCAGCGCTACTTCCCGACCCAGGGCAGCAACGTCGAGATCGAGCAGCGCGGCGACACCGTGGTCCTGGTCGCCAATATTCCGCTGGGCGGGCGCGAAAAATAA